In a single window of the Bactrocera dorsalis isolate Fly_Bdor chromosome 2, ASM2337382v1, whole genome shotgun sequence genome:
- the LOC105231900 gene encoding uncharacterized protein LOC105231900, which translates to MSCLCQYFVTSKNRKFIGHSTDGSDLSVFTQNPLALTKEESKRDEVTKLNEEVSATELAAAKAEIWVLKKHLSEAQISVENLENLVRTIILKQNELLGEMYELKNQNYELQEECRMQRDYQMMERNAMMREMHEIKTLLGDRTRLLEDTVARNSELTSALQDANEKIYMMGMKFLKLKASRSKHVNAAQTTSGSNTERSNSG; encoded by the exons ATGTCATGCTTGTGCCAATATTTTGTGACATCGAAAAATCGCAAGTTTATAGGTCACAGCACGGATGGCAGTGACCTCTCGGTGTTTACCCAAAATCCACTCGCACTAACGAAGGAGGAGTCCAAGCGAGA TGAAGTCACCAAATTGAACGAAGAAGTTTCTGCAACCGAATTAGCAGCGGCCAAGGCGGAAATTTGGGTACTCAAAAAGCATCTCAGCGAAGCACAAATCTCTGTAGAGAACTTGGAAAATCTTGTACGCACCATTATACTCAAACAGAATGAATTGTTGGGCGAAATGTACGAATTGAAAAACCAGAATTATGAGTTGCAAGAGGAATGTCGCATGCAACGTGACTATCAAATGATGGAACGAAATGCTATGATGCGTGAAATGCATGAGATCAAAACATTGCTTGGCGATCGCACACGACTACTG GAGGACACAGTCGCACGCAATTCAGAGTTGACCTCTGCTCTGCAGGATGCTAACGAAAAAATCTATATGATGGGCATGAAGTTCTTGAAATTGAAAGCGTCGCGTTCGAAACACGTAAATGCCGCACAGACTACATCGGGTAGTAATACTGAACGTTCGAATTCTGGTTGA